ATCATCCGTCACGCCAAACACGATCGGCGCAATGGGTCTGTTCCAGCGGGCAAAGGAAAATGCGCCGCTCGCGCGCGTGAAAAGCGCCTCTATTTCGCCTGCATCCATTGCATAAACTCGTTTCGTCATTATTGCGCCCGCAAAACCCACGCGCCTTCGCCACCGTTCAGTCGCCGAAAAGATCCGTTTGGGATCTTGGCGGCTGCATCCCCAGATGAGACCAGCCTTTCTGCGCCAGCATACGCCCGCGCGGTGTGCGCTGGATCAAACCCTGTTGCAACAGGAAGGGCTCAATGACCTCTTCCAGCGAGTCCCTGCTTTCGGACAAAGCCGCGCTCAGTGTCTCGATGCCCACAGGTCCCCCCGCATAATTTTCCGCGATCAGACGCAAATACCGCCGGTCTGCACCGTCCAGACCCAAAAGATCCACTCCCAACCGCGTCAGCGCCATATCTGCCAGCTCTTGTGTCACCCGCCCGTCGCCTTCGACCACAGCGAAATCCACGACCCGGCGCAACAACCGCCCGGCAATCCGCGGCGTGCCCCGCGCCCGACGGGCGATTTCACGCGCCCCGCCTTCATCTGCTGGCGCGCCCAGTTTGCGCGCATTGCGCTCTACGATGACGTATAGTTCATCCACGGTGTAGAATTCGAGCCGAGTTGGGATACCAAAACGATCCCGGAGGGGCGTCGTCAACAATCCCATGCGCGTGGTGGCCCCGACAAGCGTGAAGGGCTGCAATTCAATCCGCACGGTGCGTGCAGCAGGGCCTTCACCAATCACCAGATCCAGCTCGAAATCCTCAAGCGCAGGATAGAGCACCTCCTCCACCGCCGGGTTCAGCCGATGGATCTCGTCAATGAACAAGACATCGCGCGATTCCAGATTGGTCAGGATCGCGGCCAAATCACCGGCTTTGGCCAGAACAGGCCCCGACGTCATGCGAAACCCAACGCCCAATTCGCGCGCCATGATCTGCGCCAACGTTGTTTTACCCAAACCTGGTGGGCCATGAAAAAGGGTGTGATCCATCGCCTCGCCGCGTTGGCGAGCCGATTGTATAAAGACATGCAGGTTCGCGCGTGCTTCAGCCTGCCCTACGAATTCCTTCAGAAATTGCGGGCGTAAGGCACGGTCGTGATCTTCGGGCAAAGGGTCCGCTCGCACGGTGGGGTCAATGTCGGTCATGTCGTGTCCTGCTCGGCGCACATCATCCTAGCCTTTTGGAGCCAGCAGTTTCAATGCCGCCCGAATAAGCGTTGACGTATCCGCACCGGGGGTCTCACCCGCCGCCTGCGCCACCGCTCCGGCAGCATCAGCTGGGCCATAGCCCAAGTTCCCAAGCGCCGAAAGTGCATCGGCCTGTGCTGAAGACGACGGTGGTGGCGGCGCTGCTGGAGCGGAGGTCTCGATGACCTCCGCTCCAGCTTCCCCTGTCGCTGCGGCCAATGTGTCCCCCATCGCCATGACACCCGGCGCCTTATCCTTGAGGTCCAGCACGACCCGTTGCGCGATCTTCGGTCCCACGCCTTTTGCCGCCTTGACCGCGTTCCAGTCGCCCAAGGCAATGGCGCGGCTGACACCATCCGGTCCCAACGTTCCCAGAATGGCCAGCGACGCTTTTGCACCCACGCCCTGAACCGATGTCAACAACCGATGCCATTCCTTTTCCGCCCGCGTGGTGAATCCAAAAAGCTGCAACAGGTCTTCGCGCACCACAAGGTCGGTGAAAAGCGCCACCGTTTGGCCCACGCCCGGCATGCCCGCCATGGTGCGATCCGAACAAAAGACGAGATAACCGACACCGCGCACATCGATCAACACATGATCCGCCGCCCTGTAGTCAATTCGTCCAGTTATTTTTCCGATCATGCCCGCGCTCTTTCGATGGCTGCGTTCAATCCACTCGCACCGCCATGATGGGCATGGCAAATGGCAATCGCGAGCGCATCCGCTGCATCAGCCCCTGCGATCACAGCCCCGGGCAATTGCATCTGCACCATGTGAAGGACTTGAGCCTTATCTGCATGACCGACGCCGACAACCGCTTTCTTCACTGTATTGGGTGCGTATTCTCCTACGCATAACCCCGCCTGTGCCGGAACCAGCATCGCAATCCCACGCGCCTGTCCGAGTTTAAGCGTACCGGCACCGTCCTTATTCACAAAAGTCTGTTCCACGGCGGCCTGATCTGGTGCGAACTCCGCAAATATAACGGTCAATTGATCGTGCAAAGACAACAATCGTTCGCTCAACGGCCCGTCAACAGACTTACAGATGCCATTTGCAACATGTGCGAGTCGGCTGCCTGCAACATCCACCACGCCCCAACCAAGGTTGCGCAACCCTGGATCGATGCCAATTACCCGTATCAATGGCTCTGCCCCAACAATTTATTTCTTTTTTGATGCATTAGCACGAAAGGCGAACATCCGCCAAGCGGTTCCTTTCAAACGGATTGTCAGGCCCCAATCCGTCCTCATTTCTTTTCCATCGCCTGATTACGTCATTTTCGAGCCTGTTTTCGACAGTTCGGAAGCATTATTTCTTGTTTATTTACTTAACGTTAACCATGATGACCACCCATGCACCAAGCGCATATCAAACATGCAAATTCGCACCTTGCTGAAAATCTAGGCGCATCCTATCTGCCAGTCATCACACACCGACATGATCGGTTCACCTCGAAAAAAAAGGACGGCTACAATGACTATTTCTGACACATCCCGCACCACATACGGCACCGCATCCGCAGTAAGCCGTTTCTTCGCCATGATCAGCGACACTCTGGCAACCGTTGTGTCTTGGAATGATGCCCGCGTTACACGTAACGCATTGTCATCATTGACAGACCGCGAACTGGAAGACATCGGCCTGAGCCGCGGCGACATTGAATACGTTGCGGACTCCCAGATCATCCGATAACCCAGAGCGCCGCGTCAGGCCAGGAAAGATGAAAAACAAAACAGCCGCTCTTTCGCAATCGAAGGAGCGGCCTTTTTATATCACCAAATGTTTTTGAGAGATTGCCAGAGGACGTCGTCATTCACCTCTGAAAAATTATCACCTCAACTTGCAAATGCACCTTTGTCGCCGGATCGAAATGCAGCGGTATGGCGCAACCTGCCTTCAATGCGTTCGGATCATACGATGCTTGCTGCCCAAGCCCGCGCAGATCTTTAAGGGGAGGCGGGTCTGTCCGAACGTCGCATCACTGTAAGCGTTGTCCAGTCCCCGACTTCTTCACGGTGCTTCAGAATCAAGCCAGTATCTTCGTAAACCGCAATTACATCTTCTGCCTGCTCGTTCAGGATACCGGATAAGATCGCACATCCATCCGGTTTCAGACAATGCGCCATTTCCGGCGCCAGGGCAATCAGCGGCCCTTTGAGGATGTTCGCGAAAACAAGATCGAACGGGCTGCGGGCAACGAGATCCGGATGATCAAATCCAGCAGCCTCGACGCATTTGACACGCGTCTGCAAATCATTTGCAGCGATATTGCTGTTGGCGACATCGACGGCGACCTCGTCAATATCGCTTGCCAAGACGTTATTCGGCCATATGCGGGCCGCCGCCATGGCCAAAACGGCTGTGCCGCAACCGATATCGGCGACATTTTTGCCGACAAATCCCTCATGTGCGAGCCTGTCAAGCGCCCGCAG
This genomic interval from Paracoccaceae bacterium contains the following:
- a CDS encoding 50S ribosomal protein L11 methyltransferase, whose translation is MPTFTALTTLPGKAAAEKLGAAMENLDPEPTGTGVFEVEDGSGLWEVGSYFTEMPDDTALTLLAAAMGAKPFVVSELPETDWVAHVRRELSPVRAGRFFVYGSHDADQVPEGCEPLLIEAAMAFGTGHHGTTLGCLRALDRLAHEGFVGKNVADIGCGTAVLAMAAARIWPNNVLASDIDEVAVDVANSNIAANDLQTRVKCVEAAGFDHPDLVARSPFDLVFANILKGPLIALAPEMAHCLKPDGCAILSGILNEQAEDVIAVYEDTGLILKHREEVGDWTTLTVMRRSDRPASP
- the ruvC gene encoding crossover junction endodeoxyribonuclease RuvC yields the protein MRVIGIDPGLRNLGWGVVDVAGSRLAHVANGICKSVDGPLSERLLSLHDQLTVIFAEFAPDQAAVEQTFVNKDGAGTLKLGQARGIAMLVPAQAGLCVGEYAPNTVKKAVVGVGHADKAQVLHMVQMQLPGAVIAGADAADALAIAICHAHHGGASGLNAAIERARA
- a CDS encoding DUF1127 domain-containing protein, which encodes MTISDTSRTTYGTASAVSRFFAMISDTLATVVSWNDARVTRNALSSLTDRELEDIGLSRGDIEYVADSQIIR
- the ruvB gene encoding Holliday junction branch migration DNA helicase RuvB, which translates into the protein MTDIDPTVRADPLPEDHDRALRPQFLKEFVGQAEARANLHVFIQSARQRGEAMDHTLFHGPPGLGKTTLAQIMARELGVGFRMTSGPVLAKAGDLAAILTNLESRDVLFIDEIHRLNPAVEEVLYPALEDFELDLVIGEGPAARTVRIELQPFTLVGATTRMGLLTTPLRDRFGIPTRLEFYTVDELYVIVERNARKLGAPADEGGAREIARRARGTPRIAGRLLRRVVDFAVVEGDGRVTQELADMALTRLGVDLLGLDGADRRYLRLIAENYAGGPVGIETLSAALSESRDSLEEVIEPFLLQQGLIQRTPRGRMLAQKGWSHLGMQPPRSQTDLFGD
- the ruvA gene encoding Holliday junction branch migration protein RuvA, yielding MIGKITGRIDYRAADHVLIDVRGVGYLVFCSDRTMAGMPGVGQTVALFTDLVVREDLLQLFGFTTRAEKEWHRLLTSVQGVGAKASLAILGTLGPDGVSRAIALGDWNAVKAAKGVGPKIAQRVVLDLKDKAPGVMAMGDTLAAATGEAGAEVIETSAPAAPPPPSSSAQADALSALGNLGYGPADAAGAVAQAAGETPGADTSTLIRAALKLLAPKG